One Cryptosporangium aurantiacum DNA window includes the following coding sequences:
- a CDS encoding amino acid transporter yields the protein MRTGVRRWLLDGLADRATDHPGPHRAPVAEHKTHPWWKVMCLTGVDYFSTLGYQPGIAALAAGVISPFATMVLILLTLLGALPVYRRVAKESPHGEGSIAMLEKVLPWWGGKLFVLALLGFACTDFLITMTLSAADATAHLEENPFAPSFLHGQEVLITLVLLALLGGVFLKGFTEAVGIAVGLVSVYLSLNLVVLLAAFYEVATHPTKIGDWSEALTTSHGSPFAVIAVALLVFPKLALGLSGFETGVAVMPQIRGRAGDTERRPVGRIAGARRLLTTAALTMSCFLMASSFCTTVLIPEKEFESGGEANGRALAYLAHEHLGEVFGTIYDLSTIAILWFAGASAMAGLLNLVPRYLPRYGMAPEWARAVRPLVLLFTAVAFVVTILFDADVDAQGGAYATGVLVLMTSAAIAVTLSAHRRGRRPAMIGFGTIAAIFTYTTIANVIERPDGVKIAALFIVAIVATSFASRVQRAFELRATEVTLDETAARLVAESVHDGVLEIVANEPNSRDASEYAEKEAEARERHHLPAAAPVLFLEVTVADASEFASDLHVVGEERDGYRVLSMRAASVPNSVAALLLHVRDTYDVRPHVYFEWTEGNPIVHLLKFLFVGAGEVAPVAREVLRRAEPDRTRRPFVHVG from the coding sequence ATGCGCACCGGCGTCCGCCGGTGGCTGTTGGACGGGCTGGCCGACCGAGCGACCGACCACCCGGGGCCGCACCGCGCGCCGGTCGCCGAGCACAAGACCCATCCCTGGTGGAAGGTCATGTGCCTGACGGGCGTCGACTACTTCTCGACGCTCGGCTACCAGCCGGGCATCGCCGCGCTCGCCGCAGGCGTCATCTCACCGTTCGCCACGATGGTGCTGATCCTGCTGACGCTGCTCGGCGCGCTGCCGGTGTACCGCCGGGTCGCGAAGGAGAGCCCGCACGGCGAGGGCTCGATCGCGATGCTGGAGAAGGTGCTGCCCTGGTGGGGCGGCAAGCTGTTCGTGCTGGCGCTGCTCGGGTTCGCGTGCACGGACTTCCTGATCACGATGACGCTCTCGGCCGCGGACGCTACCGCGCACCTGGAGGAAAATCCGTTCGCGCCGTCGTTCCTGCACGGCCAGGAGGTGCTGATCACGCTGGTGCTGCTCGCGCTGCTCGGCGGGGTGTTCCTCAAGGGCTTCACCGAGGCGGTCGGCATCGCGGTCGGGCTGGTGAGCGTCTACCTATCGCTGAACCTCGTCGTGCTGCTGGCCGCGTTCTACGAGGTCGCCACCCACCCGACGAAGATCGGCGACTGGTCGGAGGCGCTGACCACCTCGCACGGCAGCCCGTTCGCGGTGATCGCGGTGGCACTGCTGGTGTTCCCGAAGCTCGCGCTGGGGCTCTCCGGCTTCGAGACCGGTGTCGCGGTGATGCCGCAGATCCGGGGCCGCGCCGGGGACACCGAGCGGCGTCCGGTCGGCCGGATCGCCGGTGCGCGCCGGCTGCTCACGACCGCGGCGCTGACGATGAGCTGCTTCCTGATGGCGTCCAGTTTCTGCACGACCGTCCTGATCCCGGAGAAGGAGTTCGAGTCCGGCGGCGAGGCCAACGGCCGCGCCCTGGCCTACCTGGCGCACGAGCACCTCGGCGAGGTGTTCGGCACGATCTACGACCTGAGCACGATCGCGATTCTCTGGTTCGCTGGTGCGTCCGCGATGGCCGGCCTGCTGAACCTGGTGCCGCGCTACCTGCCCCGGTACGGGATGGCTCCGGAGTGGGCGCGGGCGGTCCGGCCGCTGGTGCTGCTGTTCACCGCGGTGGCGTTCGTCGTCACGATCCTGTTCGACGCCGATGTGGACGCTCAGGGCGGTGCCTACGCGACCGGCGTCCTCGTGCTGATGACGTCGGCGGCGATCGCGGTCACGCTGTCGGCCCATCGCCGTGGCCGCCGCCCGGCGATGATCGGGTTCGGAACGATCGCGGCGATCTTCACCTACACGACGATCGCGAACGTGATCGAGCGCCCGGACGGCGTCAAAATCGCGGCGCTGTTCATCGTCGCGATCGTCGCGACCTCCTTCGCGTCCCGGGTACAGCGGGCGTTCGAGCTGCGCGCCACCGAGGTCACGCTGGACGAGACCGCCGCCCGGCTGGTCGCCGAGAGCGTGCACGACGGCGTCCTGGAGATCGTCGCGAACGAGCCGAACTCCCGGGACGCGAGCGAGTACGCCGAGAAGGAGGCCGAAGCCCGGGAACGGCACCACCTGCCGGCCGCGGCGCCGGTGCTGTTCCTCGAGGTCACGGTCGCCGACGCGTCGGAGTTCGCGAGCGACCTGCACGTCGTCGGCGAGGAGCGGGACGGATACCGAGTGCTCTCGATGCGCGCGGCGAGCGTCCCGAACTCGGTGGCGGCGTTGCTCCTGCACGTCCGGGACACCTACGACGTCCGCCCGCACGTCTACTTCGAGTGGACGGAGGGAAACCCGATCGTCCACCTGCTGAAGTTCCTGTTCGTCGGCGCCGGCGAGGTAGCGCCGGTGGCACGAGAGGTACTCCGCCGCGCCGAACCCGACCGCACCCGCCGCCCCTTCGTCCACGTCGGCTGA
- a CDS encoding OB-fold nucleic acid binding domain-containing protein → MTDTLPRTAEDSGLKRLFRRITASDRELDAENLQEVSARSGAEKVCDCPRGRYATVTGRLTSVRYTPRTNQPTLEAELFDGTGSITIVFLGRRRIAGIEPGRSLSVEGRLALRDGRKVIFNPVYTLEPTSP, encoded by the coding sequence ATGACTGACACGCTGCCGCGGACCGCTGAGGACTCCGGCCTGAAACGGCTCTTCCGCCGTATCACCGCCTCCGACCGCGAACTCGATGCCGAGAACCTGCAGGAGGTCAGCGCCCGATCGGGGGCGGAGAAGGTCTGTGACTGTCCGCGGGGCCGGTACGCCACGGTCACCGGCCGGTTGACGTCCGTCCGCTACACCCCACGAACCAACCAGCCGACGCTGGAAGCCGAGCTGTTCGACGGCACCGGCTCGATCACGATCGTGTTCCTCGGCCGGCGGCGGATCGCCGGTATCGAGCCCGGCCGGTCGCTCTCCGTCGAGGGACGGCTCGCCCTGCGGGATGGTCGTAAGGTGATCTTCAACCCCGTCTACACGCTGGAGCCGACCTCACCGTGA
- a CDS encoding DUF3159 domain-containing protein, which translates to MTDHRARPTGDRIDSSADTDRREVEDEQLAEAIFGDEHPSARVADILADEAAHLVADLPPGDPVGHGGHGRHAAPERAQVSDSAVVPGGGGDPAPVTPADGGSPRRVRITPPEAQAEVSADDGEKDDEPISIADAVREQLGGLRGLVESSLPVLVFIVVNMTTSLKPALWAAVGSAALIAAYRLIRRDSVRHALNGLFAVGIAAFIAARTGQAEDFYLLNIARNSGGALLCAGSVLFRRPVIGYAWRFIAEIPPAWRESKGLMRAFSLISLVWALMFAIRAGVQIWLWSQSNADALGWASLAMGWPMFGACLVFTIWYGRRAIAADAERTAAVG; encoded by the coding sequence GTGACCGACCACCGCGCCCGGCCGACCGGCGACCGTATCGACTCGTCCGCCGACACCGACCGGCGCGAGGTGGAGGACGAGCAACTCGCCGAGGCGATCTTCGGCGACGAGCACCCCTCGGCTCGGGTCGCGGACATCCTCGCGGACGAGGCGGCACACCTGGTCGCCGATCTGCCGCCGGGCGACCCCGTCGGGCACGGCGGGCACGGTCGCCACGCTGCTCCGGAGAGGGCCCAGGTTTCGGACAGCGCCGTAGTTCCGGGCGGCGGTGGTGACCCCGCGCCCGTCACCCCCGCGGACGGCGGTTCGCCGCGTCGCGTGCGGATCACCCCGCCGGAGGCGCAGGCTGAGGTTTCAGCCGACGACGGCGAGAAGGACGACGAACCGATCTCGATCGCGGACGCCGTCCGCGAGCAGCTCGGCGGGCTCCGCGGGTTGGTCGAGAGCAGCCTGCCGGTGCTGGTTTTCATCGTGGTGAACATGACCACGTCGCTGAAGCCGGCGCTCTGGGCAGCGGTCGGTTCTGCCGCGTTGATCGCCGCGTACCGGCTGATCCGGCGCGATTCGGTACGGCATGCGCTGAACGGGCTGTTCGCGGTCGGGATCGCGGCGTTCATCGCCGCTCGCACCGGCCAGGCCGAGGACTTCTACCTGCTCAACATCGCCCGCAACAGCGGCGGAGCGCTGCTGTGCGCGGGGTCCGTGCTGTTCCGGCGCCCGGTGATCGGGTACGCGTGGCGGTTCATCGCCGAGATCCCGCCTGCGTGGCGGGAGAGCAAGGGGCTCATGCGGGCGTTCTCGCTGATCAGCCTCGTCTGGGCGCTGATGTTCGCGATCCGCGCGGGTGTGCAGATCTGGCTGTGGTCGCAGAGCAACGCCGACGCGCTCGGCTGGGCGTCGCTGGCGATGGGCTGGCCGATGTTCGGCGCCTGCCTGGTGTTCACGATCTGGTACGGACGCCGCGCGATCGCGGCCGACGCCGAACGGACCGCAGCGGTCGGCTGA
- a CDS encoding potassium channel family protein: MRVAIAGAGNVGRSVANELVENGHQVMLIDRDPRQMRSHLVPEAEWVLADACELSSLDDAGMAGCDVVVAATGDDKVNLVVSLLAKTEFAVGRVVARVNRAENEWLFTDQWGVDVSVSKPRLMAALVEEAVTVGDLVRLMTFRQGQANLVEITLAGDAPYVGRPLREVPLPSDAALVAILRGARVLVPTPDDPLEAGDELMFLCPQETEDRLHSVVSGDGSVD, translated from the coding sequence ATGCGGGTCGCGATCGCGGGTGCCGGGAACGTCGGCCGTTCGGTGGCCAACGAGCTGGTGGAGAACGGTCACCAGGTGATGCTGATCGACCGTGACCCCCGTCAGATGCGCAGCCACCTCGTTCCGGAGGCCGAGTGGGTGCTCGCCGACGCGTGCGAGCTCTCGTCGCTGGACGACGCCGGGATGGCCGGGTGCGACGTCGTGGTGGCCGCGACCGGCGACGACAAGGTCAACCTCGTGGTGTCGCTGCTGGCGAAGACCGAGTTCGCGGTCGGCCGGGTCGTCGCCCGGGTCAACCGGGCGGAGAACGAGTGGCTGTTCACCGACCAGTGGGGCGTGGACGTCTCGGTCAGCAAGCCGCGGCTGATGGCGGCGCTGGTCGAGGAGGCCGTGACGGTCGGCGACCTGGTGCGGCTGATGACGTTCCGGCAGGGTCAGGCCAACCTGGTCGAGATCACGCTGGCCGGGGACGCGCCGTACGTCGGGCGTCCGCTGCGGGAGGTTCCGCTCCCGTCGGACGCGGCGCTGGTCGCGATCCTCCGCGGGGCCCGGGTGCTGGTGCCGACCCCGGACGACCCGCTGGAGGCCGGTGACGAGCTGATGTTCCTGTGCCCGCAGGAGACCGAGGACCGTCTCCACTCGGTCGTCAGCGGCGACGGCTCGGTCGACTGA
- a CDS encoding potassium channel family protein has product MHIVIMGCGRVGSTLAHSLEKRGHTVAVIDQNPDAFRRLGPNFGGSTVTGVGFERRTLEEAGIERADAFAAVSSGDNSNIISARLARETFGVQRVVARIYDPRRAAVYERLGIPTVATVRWTSDQVLRALMPESAVEVWRDPSGSVAMIEPPLHPGWLTQRISTLEEATGARVAYLTRFGVGQLCNRSTVIQEGDRIFLLAAEGQVERVSEIAATAPGERGH; this is encoded by the coding sequence GTGCACATCGTCATCATGGGCTGCGGACGGGTGGGCTCCACCCTCGCCCACAGTCTGGAGAAGCGCGGGCACACCGTCGCGGTCATCGATCAGAACCCCGATGCGTTCCGCCGGCTCGGCCCGAACTTCGGCGGTTCGACGGTGACCGGGGTCGGCTTCGAGCGCCGGACTCTCGAGGAGGCCGGCATCGAGCGGGCCGACGCGTTCGCGGCGGTGAGCAGCGGCGACAACTCGAACATCATCTCGGCGCGGCTGGCCAGGGAGACGTTCGGCGTCCAGCGGGTCGTGGCGCGGATCTACGACCCCCGCCGAGCGGCGGTCTACGAGCGTCTCGGCATCCCGACCGTCGCCACCGTCCGCTGGACGTCCGACCAGGTGCTCCGCGCGCTGATGCCGGAGAGCGCGGTCGAGGTCTGGCGCGACCCCTCCGGCTCGGTCGCGATGATCGAACCACCGCTGCACCCCGGGTGGCTCACCCAGCGGATCTCGACGCTGGAGGAAGCGACCGGAGCGCGGGTCGCGTACCTCACCCGCTTCGGGGTGGGGCAGCTCTGCAACCGGTCCACGGTCATCCAGGAAGGCGACCGGATCTTCCTGCTCGCGGCCGAGGGCCAGGTCGAGAGGGTCAGCGAGATCGCCGCTACGGCTCCGGGCGAGAGGGGACACTGA
- a CDS encoding APC family permease: MPSPTSVFKRLVIGRALRSDKLAETLLPKRVALPVFASDALSSVAYAPAEILATLSAAGLAAYTLSPWIALAVVVVLLTVVASYRQNVHAYPSGGGDYEVVNTNLGSRFGLGVASALLVDYVLTVAVSVASGVANLASAVPILDDHQVLVSILLVALLTSLNLRGVRESGVAFAIPTYGFMIAVFGMVLWGVYRIFIAGDEVRAESADFEMHSEQTIAGVALVFLLARAFSSGCAALTGVEAISNGVPAFRRPKSKNAATTLLLLGLISVAMMLCMIWLARLTGLQYVENPAEQLEGAPDGYVQKTVVAQLGEAIFSGFSPGFYFVTFMTALILVLAANTAFNGFPVLGSILAQDRYLPRQLHTRGDRLAFSNGILFLAVAAGILLVAFKADPSALIHLYIVGVFVSFTLSQIGMVRHWNRLLRVERDPQVRRRMRRSQAINAFGLVMTGTVLIIVLLTKFTQGAWIAIAAMAFIYLLMLGIRRHYNRVAEELRPADEKPILPSRNHAVVLVSTLHQPTLRALAYAKATRPDSLTAVTVNVDDASTRALQEEWDRRGISLPLTVVESPYREITRPILDFVHGLTRQSPRDVVTVFIPEYVVGHWWEHLLHNQSALRLKGRLLFEPGVMVTSVPWQLLSTAGRDPDRADRVAGPGSVRRGLHPSVSDPPDRDRESEGSQS; this comes from the coding sequence GTGCCGTCCCCGACGTCCGTGTTCAAGCGCCTCGTCATCGGACGGGCGCTCCGGAGCGACAAGCTTGCCGAAACCCTGCTGCCGAAGCGCGTCGCGCTGCCGGTCTTCGCGTCCGACGCGTTGTCGTCGGTCGCCTACGCGCCCGCCGAGATCCTCGCCACGCTGAGCGCGGCGGGGCTCGCCGCCTACACGTTGTCGCCCTGGATCGCGCTGGCCGTCGTCGTCGTCCTGCTCACCGTGGTCGCCTCCTATCGGCAGAACGTCCATGCTTATCCGTCCGGCGGCGGCGACTACGAGGTCGTGAACACCAACCTCGGGTCGCGGTTCGGCCTGGGGGTGGCGAGCGCGCTGCTCGTCGACTACGTACTCACGGTCGCGGTGTCGGTGGCGTCCGGAGTGGCGAACCTCGCTTCGGCGGTGCCGATCCTGGACGACCATCAGGTGCTGGTATCGATCCTGCTGGTCGCGCTGTTGACGTCGCTCAACCTGCGGGGTGTCCGGGAGTCGGGGGTGGCGTTCGCGATCCCGACCTACGGGTTCATGATCGCGGTCTTCGGCATGGTGCTCTGGGGCGTGTACCGGATCTTCATCGCGGGTGACGAGGTGCGGGCCGAGAGCGCCGACTTCGAGATGCACAGCGAGCAGACGATCGCCGGGGTCGCGCTGGTGTTCCTGCTGGCGCGCGCGTTTTCGTCCGGGTGCGCGGCGCTGACCGGCGTCGAGGCGATCAGCAACGGTGTGCCCGCGTTCCGCCGTCCGAAGAGCAAGAACGCGGCGACGACGCTGCTGCTGCTCGGGCTGATCTCGGTCGCGATGATGCTCTGCATGATCTGGCTGGCCCGGCTGACCGGCCTCCAGTACGTCGAGAACCCCGCGGAGCAGCTGGAAGGCGCACCGGACGGTTACGTCCAGAAGACCGTCGTCGCGCAGCTGGGCGAGGCGATCTTCAGCGGGTTCAGCCCCGGCTTCTACTTCGTGACGTTCATGACCGCGCTGATCCTGGTGCTGGCCGCGAACACCGCGTTCAACGGCTTCCCGGTGCTGGGCTCGATCCTCGCGCAGGACCGATACCTCCCGCGGCAGCTGCACACCCGGGGCGACCGGCTAGCGTTCAGCAACGGCATCCTGTTCCTCGCGGTCGCCGCCGGCATCCTGCTGGTGGCGTTCAAGGCAGACCCGAGCGCGCTGATCCACCTCTACATCGTCGGGGTGTTCGTCTCGTTCACGCTCAGCCAGATCGGCATGGTGCGGCACTGGAACCGGCTGCTGCGGGTGGAGCGCGACCCGCAGGTTCGCCGCCGCATGCGCCGCTCGCAGGCGATCAACGCGTTCGGACTGGTCATGACCGGCACGGTGCTGATCATCGTGCTGCTCACCAAGTTCACCCAGGGCGCCTGGATCGCGATCGCTGCGATGGCGTTCATCTACCTGCTGATGCTGGGTATCCGCAGGCACTACAACCGGGTGGCCGAAGAACTGCGGCCGGCCGACGAGAAGCCGATCCTGCCGTCCCGCAACCACGCGGTCGTGCTGGTCTCGACGCTCCACCAGCCGACGCTGCGGGCGCTGGCCTACGCGAAGGCGACCCGCCCGGACTCGCTGACCGCGGTGACCGTGAACGTGGACGACGCCTCGACGCGCGCGCTGCAGGAGGAGTGGGACCGGCGGGGAATCTCGTTGCCGCTCACCGTGGTGGAGTCGCCGTACCGGGAGATCACCCGGCCGATCCTCGACTTCGTGCACGGGCTGACCAGGCAGTCGCCGCGGGACGTCGTCACGGTGTTCATCCCGGAGTACGTGGTCGGGCACTGGTGGGAGCACCTGCTGCACAACCAGAGCGCGTTGCGGCTCAAGGGCCGGCTGCTGTTCGAACCCGGCGTGATGGTGACCAGCGTGCCGTGGCAGCTGCTGTCCACCGCCGGCCGTGACCCGGACCGCGCCGACCGGGTGGCCGGTCCCGGTTCGGTACGCCGCGGCCTGCACCCCTCGGTCTCCGACCCGCCCGACCGTGACCGCGAGTCGGAGGGTTCCCAATCGTGA
- a CDS encoding class I SAM-dependent RNA methyltransferase, with the protein MTSWAAGTEFELEIGAFAHGGHCVGRHDGRVVFVRHALPGERVLARVTEDRGGSFCRADAVEVLRAAPERVEPPCPYAHPGGCGGCDLQHAAPSAQRSLKAGVVREQLERLGALTPERVSEIFTGVEELPGGPLGWRTRVQFAVDPTGRAGLHPHRSRAVLPVESCPIADPRIDALGVTHLGWPGVAAVEAVVSAGGDDALVLDQPGPRRDRGRGRERGRGRDRGGRGRGQASGPAPTPVHVPEELPESAAILVAASPVRRTERAPAAPIRGHRRVRELAAGRRWYVRADGFWQVHPAAPDALVSAVVEALGPRPGESVLDLYAGAGLFAGVLGSQVGPDGRVVAVEADRGACDDARRNVRDLEWVEVVAARVDRALGEGLEQPVDLVVLDPPRSGAGAAVVRAVAARGPRAVAYVACDPAAFARDVATFAEEGYRLTRVRAFDAFPMTHHVECVGTLLPR; encoded by the coding sequence GTGACGTCCTGGGCGGCGGGTACCGAGTTCGAGCTGGAGATCGGCGCGTTCGCGCACGGCGGGCACTGCGTGGGCAGGCACGACGGCCGGGTGGTCTTCGTCCGGCACGCGCTGCCGGGCGAGCGGGTGCTGGCTCGGGTGACCGAGGATCGTGGCGGCTCGTTCTGCCGTGCGGACGCGGTCGAGGTGCTGCGGGCGGCGCCGGAGCGAGTCGAGCCGCCCTGCCCGTACGCGCACCCCGGCGGGTGCGGGGGCTGCGATCTGCAGCACGCCGCTCCGTCCGCGCAGCGCTCGTTGAAGGCGGGCGTGGTGCGGGAGCAGCTGGAGCGCCTCGGGGCGCTGACCCCGGAGCGGGTTTCGGAGATCTTCACCGGCGTCGAGGAGCTGCCCGGTGGGCCGCTCGGCTGGCGGACGCGGGTCCAGTTCGCGGTCGACCCGACCGGGCGTGCGGGGTTGCACCCGCACCGGTCGCGGGCGGTGTTGCCGGTGGAGAGCTGCCCGATCGCCGATCCACGGATCGACGCGCTCGGTGTGACCCACCTGGGGTGGCCGGGGGTGGCCGCGGTCGAGGCCGTGGTGTCGGCGGGTGGTGACGACGCGCTGGTGCTCGACCAGCCCGGTCCCCGGCGTGACCGGGGCCGGGGACGTGAGCGAGGCCGGGGCCGTGACCGGGGCGGACGCGGGCGCGGGCAGGCATCCGGGCCGGCACCGACGCCGGTACACGTGCCGGAGGAGCTGCCGGAGTCGGCGGCGATCCTGGTCGCGGCATCGCCGGTCCGGCGCACCGAGCGGGCGCCCGCCGCGCCGATCCGGGGGCACCGGCGGGTGCGGGAGCTCGCGGCCGGGCGGCGCTGGTACGTGCGGGCAGACGGGTTCTGGCAGGTGCATCCCGCGGCGCCGGACGCGCTGGTGAGCGCGGTCGTCGAGGCGCTGGGGCCGCGTCCGGGGGAGTCGGTGCTCGACCTGTACGCCGGCGCCGGCCTGTTCGCCGGGGTGCTCGGCTCGCAGGTGGGGCCGGACGGCCGGGTGGTCGCGGTCGAGGCCGACCGTGGTGCGTGCGACGACGCCCGGCGGAACGTGCGGGACCTGGAGTGGGTCGAGGTGGTCGCTGCGCGGGTGGACCGGGCGCTGGGCGAGGGGCTCGAGCAGCCGGTTGACCTGGTGGTGCTGGATCCACCGCGGTCGGGGGCCGGTGCTGCGGTGGTGCGTGCGGTAGCGGCTCGGGGCCCGCGGGCCGTGGCCTACGTGGCGTGTGATCCGGCGGCGTTCGCCCGCGACGTGGCCACGTTCGCCGAGGAGGGTTACCGCCTGACGCGGGTCCGCGCCTTCGACGCGTTCCCGATGACCCACCACGTCGAGTGCGTCGGGACGCTCCTGCCCCGCTAG
- a CDS encoding ROK family transcriptional regulator, protein MTDQVSGVTALGGNQRRLADALRAMGPSTRADLASATGLSRATVSTTLSDLADLGLVVEPGGTAPAGPAGGRPAAVVQLAPGAGVVAGVDVGRRHVNVAVADLAHTVIAERGERLQPDEEHTASVMLDRAAALVVAAVEESGHRLSDVIGVGLGLPAPVVAGTGLLGASNILPAWAGLAPSVELGRRLQLPVHVENDANLGALSEHTWGAGRGSEALVYLKLGTGIGGGLVINGRLFRGISGTAGEIGHLSLDAAGDVCRCGNRGCLELVAGGAALVSVLRRGRPEVRSLADVVQLIAEGDAPCRRVVADAGSAIGIALGGLVNLINPDRVVVGGELAATGQVLLDPLRHALGRSAVPSAVEAVDVVQGTLGGRAEALGAVALVLREPSPSR, encoded by the coding sequence ATGACTGACCAGGTGTCAGGCGTCACCGCGCTGGGCGGTAATCAACGCCGTCTGGCCGATGCGCTGCGGGCAATGGGGCCCAGTACCCGCGCCGATCTGGCGTCCGCGACCGGCCTCTCCCGTGCGACCGTCTCGACTACGCTGAGTGACCTCGCGGACCTCGGCCTGGTCGTGGAACCCGGCGGTACCGCGCCCGCGGGTCCCGCGGGTGGCCGGCCGGCCGCCGTGGTCCAGCTCGCGCCGGGCGCGGGGGTCGTGGCCGGGGTGGACGTCGGGCGGCGGCACGTCAACGTCGCGGTGGCCGACCTGGCGCACACCGTCATCGCCGAGCGCGGTGAGCGGCTGCAGCCGGACGAGGAGCACACCGCTTCGGTCATGCTCGACCGCGCGGCCGCGCTCGTGGTCGCCGCCGTCGAGGAGTCCGGCCACCGTCTGTCGGACGTGATCGGCGTCGGGCTCGGCCTGCCCGCCCCGGTCGTGGCGGGCACCGGCCTGCTGGGCGCGTCGAACATCCTGCCCGCCTGGGCCGGGTTGGCGCCGTCGGTGGAGCTCGGGCGCCGTCTCCAGTTGCCGGTCCACGTCGAGAACGACGCGAACCTCGGCGCGCTCTCCGAGCACACCTGGGGCGCCGGGCGGGGCAGCGAGGCGCTCGTCTACCTCAAGCTGGGCACCGGCATCGGCGGTGGGCTGGTGATCAACGGGCGGCTGTTCCGGGGCATCTCCGGTACCGCGGGCGAGATCGGCCACCTGAGCCTCGACGCGGCGGGCGACGTCTGCCGGTGCGGCAACCGCGGTTGCCTGGAACTGGTCGCCGGTGGCGCCGCGCTGGTCTCGGTGCTGCGCCGGGGCCGGCCCGAGGTCCGGTCGCTGGCGGACGTCGTCCAGCTGATCGCCGAGGGAGACGCGCCGTGCCGCCGGGTGGTCGCGGACGCCGGCTCGGCGATCGGGATCGCGCTCGGTGGCCTGGTGAACCTGATCAACCCGGACCGGGTCGTGGTGGGTGGCGAGCTGGCAGCGACCGGGCAGGTGCTGCTCGACCCCCTCCGGCACGCGCTGGGGCGGTCCGCGGTGCCGAGCGCGGTCGAAGCGGTCGACGTCGTCCAGGGGACGCTCGGCGGCCGCGCCGAGGCCCTCGGCGCGGTCGCCCTGGTGCTCCGCGAACCGTCCCCCAGCCGCTAG
- a CDS encoding sugar ABC transporter substrate-binding protein — MFTLRRGVAVAAAVLLALSAAACESSDEGSDSGSSSDSAKIALLLPESQTTRYEQFDKPLFEAKVKSLCSGCSVIYNNANQQSDTQQQQAEAALNDGAKVLVLDPVDGAAAASIVNTAKAKKVPVISYDRLVTGADLDYYISFDNEKVGALQATSLVDQLKKTGKTSGNVVMINGSPTDNNAKLFNKGAHSVLDGSGFKLEPTPDYFTPEWKPENAQTFMDGQISKLGKTGFVGVYAANDGTAGGAIAAMKAAGVTPLPPVTGQDAELAAIQRIVAGDQFMTVYKAIKPEAEKAAEIAVALAQGKEITDQTTPVNNGKEDVPSILLTPVAVTKDNIKTTVVADNFYTVAQICTADYAAACKAAGLQ, encoded by the coding sequence GTGTTCACTCTGCGTCGCGGCGTCGCTGTTGCCGCTGCCGTGCTGCTGGCGCTCAGCGCGGCAGCCTGTGAGAGCTCAGACGAAGGTTCTGACTCTGGCAGCAGCAGCGACAGTGCCAAGATCGCGCTACTGCTCCCGGAGTCGCAGACGACCCGGTACGAGCAGTTCGACAAGCCGCTGTTCGAGGCCAAGGTCAAGTCGCTCTGCTCGGGCTGCTCGGTCATCTACAACAACGCCAACCAGCAGTCCGACACGCAGCAGCAGCAGGCTGAGGCCGCGCTGAACGACGGCGCGAAGGTCCTCGTGCTCGACCCGGTCGACGGTGCGGCCGCTGCCAGCATCGTCAACACCGCGAAGGCCAAGAAGGTCCCGGTCATCTCCTACGACCGGCTCGTGACCGGCGCGGACCTCGACTACTACATCTCGTTCGACAACGAGAAGGTCGGCGCGCTGCAGGCCACCTCGCTGGTCGACCAGCTGAAGAAGACCGGCAAGACCAGCGGCAACGTCGTGATGATCAACGGCTCGCCGACGGATAACAACGCGAAGCTCTTCAACAAGGGCGCGCACTCGGTCCTCGACGGTTCGGGCTTCAAGCTCGAGCCGACCCCGGACTACTTCACGCCGGAGTGGAAGCCGGAGAACGCTCAGACGTTCATGGACGGCCAGATCTCCAAGCTGGGTAAGACCGGCTTCGTGGGCGTCTACGCCGCGAACGACGGCACCGCCGGTGGCGCCATCGCCGCGATGAAGGCCGCGGGCGTCACCCCGCTCCCGCCGGTCACCGGCCAGGACGCCGAGCTCGCCGCGATCCAGCGGATCGTCGCCGGCGACCAGTTCATGACGGTCTACAAGGCCATCAAGCCGGAGGCCGAGAAGGCCGCGGAGATCGCGGTCGCGCTGGCCCAGGGCAAGGAGATCACCGACCAGACCACCCCGGTCAACAACGGCAAGGAAGACGTCCCGTCGATCCTGCTGACCCCGGTCGCGGTCACGAAGGACAACATCAAGACGACTGTCGTCGCCGACAACTTCTACACGGTGGCGCAGATCTGCACGGCCGACTACGCGGCGGCCTGCAAGGCGGCCGGCCTCCAGTGA